In Desulfomonile tiedjei DSM 6799, a genomic segment contains:
- the dprA gene encoding DNA-processing protein DprA, translating into MTSQDSNVLFYWLALERVPRVGPLTIARLIQAFGTPEAVLHAGAQEIRKRTGLGEKIAALISTFSIPADSILKHIKILEEMDVQVITRWDADYPQNLLEIYDPPALLFVRGNFVPEDKAAVGIVGTRNPTRYGLDMAEQITKELIREGITIISGLARGIDTACHKAAYKAGGRSIGVLGCGIDVTYPRENRELMEQMLHQGAVITEFRPGTEPLPTNFYRRNRIISGLAKGVLVVEAAKSSGSLITAHHALEQNRDVLAVPGNVRNLKSSGPHHLIKQGAALVESGQDVLHALFATSGKPVMQQQGLFQATRESNDVAPESLTVLEAIDLDPVPIDLICESVGLEAGKLSGILLELELQGLVKQHPGKMFSRILK; encoded by the coding sequence ATGACCTCACAAGATAGCAACGTTCTTTTTTACTGGCTTGCCCTGGAGAGAGTTCCTCGCGTCGGTCCCCTCACAATAGCTCGGCTCATACAGGCATTCGGCACGCCTGAAGCCGTTCTGCATGCTGGAGCACAGGAGATTCGCAAGCGCACAGGATTGGGTGAGAAGATTGCCGCCTTAATCTCGACCTTTTCCATTCCTGCCGACAGCATCCTGAAGCATATAAAGATTCTCGAAGAAATGGACGTTCAAGTTATTACGCGCTGGGATGCCGATTATCCTCAGAATTTGTTGGAGATCTATGATCCCCCAGCTCTCCTGTTTGTGCGCGGGAATTTCGTTCCTGAAGACAAAGCTGCGGTGGGTATTGTAGGAACCAGAAATCCGACGCGTTACGGTCTGGATATGGCGGAACAGATCACAAAAGAGTTGATACGAGAAGGGATAACGATTATCAGCGGACTGGCACGAGGCATCGATACAGCCTGTCACAAAGCGGCGTATAAAGCTGGCGGGCGGAGCATCGGAGTTCTCGGTTGCGGCATAGATGTGACGTATCCTCGCGAAAACAGGGAACTCATGGAACAGATGCTTCACCAGGGCGCTGTGATCACTGAATTTCGACCTGGCACAGAGCCGTTGCCGACGAATTTTTACCGGCGGAACAGGATTATCTCGGGCTTGGCTAAAGGCGTTCTCGTTGTAGAAGCAGCCAAGAGTAGTGGTTCTCTCATCACTGCTCATCATGCTCTGGAGCAAAACCGAGACGTTCTCGCTGTGCCCGGAAACGTTCGCAATCTCAAATCTTCCGGCCCTCATCATCTGATCAAGCAAGGTGCAGCGCTCGTGGAATCCGGGCAAGACGTCCTCCATGCGCTCTTTGCCACGAGCGGAAAACCTGTCATGCAGCAGCAAGGATTGTTCCAAGCCACACGCGAATCGAACGATGTTGCCCCGGAATCTCTCACTGTCCTGGAAGCTATAGATCTAGACCCTGTGCCCATCGATCTCATTTGCGAAAGTGTTGGGTTGGAAGCGGGCAAGCTCTCGGGGATACTCCTGGAACTCGAGTTGCAAGGGCTGGTGAAACAGCATCCAGGAAAAATGTTTTCACGGATACTGAAATAG
- the topA gene encoding type I DNA topoisomerase yields the protein MERTLVVVESPAKAKTIKKYLGSGFEVKASIGHIKDLPQKELGVTVHEGFAPQYRVIEGKEKIVKELSTAAKNADKVLLATDPDREGEAIAWHIREELKKPPEKVFRVLFNELTEKTIKEAVAHPLRLDENKYNAQQARRILDRIVGYQLSPLLWDKVQYGLSAGRVQSVALRLIVDRQNAIDTFVPQEFWSLTVLLEAMDPPPFEAKLVEKDGTKIEVPDTATASALVKEAQDAEFIVKEVKRRERTRKPAPPFITSTLQQEASRKLRFSGSRTMRIAQQLYEGIELGNQGAVGLITYMRTDSPRISAEALSAVRDFIQQKYGRKYLPDRPHEYKGRKTAQEAHEAIRPTSMELSPEKVAKFLDKAQLALYTLIWNRFVASQTAGAVFDMTTANIQAGRLLFRVTGSIMKFDGFTKIYSQDKEEDQASSNGDKDDADRLLPSLRPGDKLQLRRVLPRQHFTQPPPAFNEASLIKELEEQGIGRPSTYAETVSTIQKRKYVELQDKKFSPTLLGRIIARLLVDSFPDLVNTKFTAQMESSLDLIEEGSASWKETLTSFYGPFETDLNTAKKNMKNIKREGIPTREVCPECGEPLLVRSGRYGLFIGCSAYPACGYTGKIATEAVATKEPVPTDEKCPECGAPMVMREGRTGQFLSCSRYPECKTTRPLSMGIKCPKCKEGELAQRKTKKGKIFYSCSRYPDCDFSLWNKPVDIRCPNEACSSPIMEEKISKKEGKFYQCPECKAKVAGQ from the coding sequence ATGGAAAGAACGCTGGTAGTCGTTGAATCACCGGCCAAAGCAAAGACGATAAAAAAGTATTTGGGTTCGGGATTTGAAGTCAAGGCCTCCATCGGCCATATAAAAGATCTTCCTCAAAAAGAGCTTGGGGTCACGGTACACGAGGGGTTTGCTCCACAATACAGAGTAATTGAAGGCAAAGAGAAAATTGTAAAGGAGCTCAGTACTGCTGCCAAGAACGCTGACAAAGTACTGCTTGCAACAGACCCCGACCGTGAAGGGGAAGCGATAGCCTGGCATATCCGGGAAGAATTGAAGAAGCCTCCGGAGAAGGTTTTTCGTGTTCTCTTCAACGAGCTCACGGAAAAGACGATCAAAGAAGCGGTGGCCCATCCGTTACGGTTGGATGAAAACAAGTACAACGCGCAGCAGGCCCGCCGCATTCTGGACCGAATCGTCGGTTACCAGCTTAGCCCGTTGCTCTGGGACAAAGTGCAGTACGGCCTGAGCGCGGGTCGGGTCCAGTCCGTAGCATTAAGACTCATCGTTGACAGACAAAATGCCATCGATACGTTTGTGCCGCAGGAATTCTGGTCTCTGACCGTGCTCCTGGAAGCTATGGACCCGCCGCCTTTTGAAGCCAAACTGGTGGAGAAGGACGGAACCAAAATCGAAGTTCCGGACACAGCAACCGCGTCTGCGCTGGTGAAAGAGGCTCAGGACGCCGAATTCATCGTCAAGGAAGTCAAACGACGGGAACGTACTCGAAAACCCGCTCCGCCCTTCATCACATCGACGCTCCAGCAGGAAGCTTCCCGCAAGCTCAGGTTTTCAGGCAGCCGTACCATGCGTATAGCTCAGCAGTTGTATGAAGGTATAGAACTGGGGAATCAGGGAGCAGTAGGACTCATCACCTACATGAGGACGGATTCACCGAGGATTTCCGCTGAAGCTCTGTCAGCAGTAAGAGACTTCATTCAACAGAAATACGGACGAAAGTATCTGCCCGACCGACCGCACGAGTACAAGGGCAGGAAAACTGCTCAGGAAGCTCACGAAGCCATCCGCCCCACATCTATGGAACTCAGCCCTGAAAAGGTTGCAAAGTTCCTCGATAAGGCGCAGCTTGCGCTGTACACGCTCATCTGGAATAGATTTGTTGCGAGTCAAACTGCAGGAGCAGTCTTTGACATGACCACGGCAAATATTCAGGCAGGGCGTTTATTGTTCAGAGTCACCGGTTCCATCATGAAGTTCGACGGCTTCACAAAGATTTACTCGCAAGACAAGGAAGAAGATCAGGCTTCATCCAACGGTGACAAGGATGACGCAGACAGACTACTGCCGTCCCTCCGACCGGGTGACAAGCTCCAACTGAGACGAGTGCTTCCGAGGCAGCATTTTACGCAGCCTCCACCCGCGTTCAATGAAGCATCGCTCATCAAGGAGTTGGAAGAACAGGGCATCGGCCGTCCGTCAACGTACGCGGAAACGGTGAGCACTATTCAGAAACGGAAGTATGTGGAATTACAGGACAAGAAATTCAGCCCGACGCTTCTGGGGAGAATAATAGCTCGATTGCTCGTGGACAGCTTTCCTGATCTGGTGAACACGAAATTCACCGCGCAAATGGAATCGTCCCTGGACCTGATCGAGGAAGGCAGCGCTTCCTGGAAAGAAACGTTGACCAGCTTCTACGGACCGTTCGAGACAGATCTCAATACCGCCAAGAAGAACATGAAGAACATCAAGCGGGAAGGTATCCCCACCCGCGAGGTGTGCCCTGAATGCGGAGAACCGTTACTTGTTCGGTCAGGGCGCTATGGTTTGTTCATCGGGTGTTCCGCGTATCCCGCGTGCGGATACACCGGAAAGATTGCCACAGAGGCTGTCGCCACCAAAGAACCCGTACCGACCGATGAAAAATGTCCCGAATGTGGAGCGCCTATGGTGATGCGGGAAGGCCGTACCGGTCAGTTTCTTTCCTGTTCGCGGTACCCCGAGTGTAAGACCACCCGGCCCCTGTCCATGGGTATCAAGTGCCCCAAATGCAAAGAAGGCGAACTTGCCCAACGCAAGACCAAGAAGGGAAAGATCTTTTATTCCTGCAGCAGATACCCTGACTGCGATTTTTCACTATGGAACAAACCTGTGGACATCCGCTGCCCCAATGAGGCTTGTTCCTCACCTATCATGGAAGAAAAGATCTCCAAGAAAGAAGGCAAGTTCTATCAGTGTCCTGAATGCAAAGCGAAAGTC